The genomic window TGCCCTGCACCTCGCGCTGCACCAGCCGGCGCACGGCGAGGTCCTCGCGGACGTCGTCGGAGTACTTCCGGCGCAGGCCCTCCTCGGTGAGGTTCTCCTTGCGGAGCTGCTCCAGGAAGGCGGCGTCCGAGCCCAGCGTGCGCTTCGCCGAGGTCAGCATCTGGTCCACCTGCGCGTCCACCTCGGCGGGCGTGGCGGTGATGCCCTGGCGGTGCGCCTCAGACGCGATCAGCTTCTTGCGCACCATGGAGTCCAGCACCCGCTTCTTGAACTCGCGGGCCGCGGCGGTGTCGCGCAGGTCCACGTTGTTCTGCTGGGCCATGATCAGGGCCTGGTCGGTCACCTCCGACTGGAGGATGACCGCCGAGTCGATCACGGCCGCGGTGCCGTCCACGGTGGCCCGCTTGCCGGTGCGCTTCTTGGGCGCGGCGGCCGCGTGCGCGGCCACCGAGCCCAGGAACGCCGCCGCGCACACGAGCAGGAGGATTCTTCGGAACATCGGTCTTCCTTTCACGGGCTACTGCCCGGCGGCCGCCTTCGCGGCGGGCTTCGCGGGCTTGGCGCCCAGCATGGTCTTGACGTTGACGGTGGGCACCCACTTCTTCTTGAGCTGGTCCACGTGCTCACGCAGCAGCCGGGTCTGCCACTCGCGGCTGACGATCTGCATGAGCGACATGCGCGCGTCCTCGAAGCCCTGGCTCATGGGCGGGAAGGTATTGCGCACCTCGTAGACGAAGTAGCGCCCCTCGAACGCCACCGGCCCCACGACCGAGCCGGGCTGGCGGCCGCGCAGGGAGTCCTCGAGCGCGGGGCGCCTGCCGTCGAACACCAGGCGGCCGGCCCCGTTCAGCCGGGCCTCCTCCGCCGTGGGCTTCGCGTACCGCTTCTGCAGGGTGGCGAACGGTATGCCGGCACGGGCCTCGCGCGAAGCCTCCTGCGCGTCGCGCTCCACGGTGGTGGAGATCACGAAGAACTCGGCCGAGCCGTTGTTCACGAAGTCGCCCTTGCGCTTCTCGTACTCCGCGCGCAACTCCTCCTCGCCCGGGTGAGGGCGGGAGCCGAGCACCTTGGCCACCACCGCCCGGGTGAGGGCCTGCTCGCGGGCCTGCTCGAGCTGCGTGAGCACCCGGGGCTCACGGTCCAGCTTGCGCGAGCGCGCCTCGGCGATGAGCAGCGCGTAGGTGGCGCCGTTGTCCACGAAGCGGGTGACGGTGACGTCCTCGGAAAGATTGGGCCGGCTCATCATGCTGCTGCGGCTGATGTCGCGGAGGAAGTCGCCGGTGGTGTACGGCCCGCCCTCGAACCGCGCCAGCGGCTCGTTGAGCACGTCCTGGGAGAACGCCGGGATGGTGTCGCCGGGGGCGCCGCGCATCCGCTCCACGAAGCGCTTCACGTCGGAGGGCTGGATCACGAACTTGTGCTTGGTCTTCATGGCCTTGACCAGCGCCTGGGTGAGCGTGGTGTTCCGGCGCTGCATGAGCATCTTCTCCAGCTCCGGCTTCAGCTGCGCGTAGGGGGCGACCTCGGCGGGCTTGATCTCCAGGAGTTTCAGGATTTCGAAGCCGCCCTGGTACTCCACAGGACCGCCCACTTCGCCGGCCTTGAGCTTGGCCAGCACGTCCTCGAGCTCGGGGGGCAGCTCGCCGTAGGAGAACGCGTGCGGCACCACGCCGCCCATCATGCCTGTCTGCGGGTCCTGGGAGAACTTGGCGGCGGCCTCCTCGAAGCTCATGCCCTTGGCCACGGCCGCGCGCGCCTCGTCGGCCTTCGCCCGGTCGGCGCACACGATGTGCGCGATCTGCCACGAGCTCTTGCGCTTCTCGTAGATGGCCTTGATGTCCGCCTCGGTGACCTTGGCCTTCTCCACGACTTCGCGCCGGTACAGCTCCTCGGCCACCACCTGGTCGGCCTGGACCCTGAGCTGGTTGTTGACCTGGGCCAGGGTGTCCAGCTTCATGGTCTCGGCTTCCTGGACCAGCAGGGTGCGGTCGATCCAGTCGTCCACCATCATGCGGCGGTACACCGAGTCGGGCGGGGTGGGCCCCCCGGCGGACTGACCCAGCAGGGTCTCGAACTGCTTCAGCGTCAGGGTGTGCTTCTCGACCTTCGCCACCACCTGCTGGCGGAGGATGTCGCAGCCGCCGGCAGCCACGGCCAGCAGGACCAGCGGGGCCAGGACCAGCAGCGAAATTCGGGTACGGCCAAGGGTGTTTCTCAAGCGAATCTCCTTTCGCGGTAAGCAGTTCACGCTATCACCCGGCCAAAAGCAGGGGCAACAGTTTTCTGGCCGCGGCCAGCCCCGGCTTGCGGCGCACCCGCAGCGTCATGCGGGTCGGGTCGGAAGCGCTGAATTCCAAAGGGTATTCCCGGTCCTCGAACAGCCGGCGCAGCTCCTTCACCGGCCGGGGACGGGTCAGCTCCACCTCGAACCGGTCGCTCTCGACCACCAGCTGCGAGATGTCCCCGCCGGAGGCCTCCAGGCGCAGGCGCCGGAGCTCCAGCAGCGTGGCCGCGGGCGGGGGCGGCGGGCCGAAGCGGTCCTTCCACTCCTCCAGCAGCCGGTCCACTTCCTCCACCGAGCGGGCGTCGGCCAGCCGCTTGTACTGCGAGATCTTCTCGCTGGGTGGCACGTAGTCCTCGGGCAGGTAGGCCGGCAGGTCGGTGACCATGCGCGGCTCCACGCGCGACTCCAGCGGCTCGCCCTTGGCCTCGGCCATGGCCTCCTCGAGCATGCGGTTGTACATCTCGAAGCCCACGCCGGTGATAAAGCCGGTCTGGTCGGGGCCCAGCAGGTCGCCGGCACCGCGGATTTCCAGGTCCTTCATGGCGATCTTGAGCCCCGCGCCCAGCTCGTCGTAGTCCTCGATCACCTTCAGCCGCTTCTCGGCGGTCTCGGTGAGCACCCGCCGCTGCGGCACGGTGAGGTAGCAGTAGGCGCGGTGGTGCGAGCGCCCCACCCGTCCGCGCAGCTGGTAGAGCTGCGCCAGCCCCAGGTTCTCGGCGTGGTGCACCAGCAGCGTGTTCACGCTGGGGATGTCCAGGCCCGACTCCACGATCATGGTGCACACCAGGCAGTCGTAGCGCCGGTCCAGGAAGTCGAACATCACCTTCTCCAGCTGGTGCTCGTGCATCTGCCCGTGGGCCACCGCGAAACGGAGGTGCGGGACCAGCTTGCGCAGGAAGGTGGCGGTGGCGTCGATGGTCTCCACGCGGTTGTGCACGAAGAAGCTCTGCCCGCCGCGGTCGGCCTCGCGCAGCAGCGCGTCGGCCAGCAGCTCCGGGTTGAACTCCACCACCTCGGTGTGCACCGGCAGGCGGTCGCGCGGCGGGGTCTCGATGCGGCTCATGTCGCGCGCGCCCGAGAGCGCCAGGTTCAGCGTGCGCGGGATGGGCGTGGCAGTCAGGGTGAGCACGTCCACCAGCGTGCGCATGGTGCGCAGCTTCTCCTTGTGCGCCACCCCGAAGCGGTGCTCCTCGTCGATCACCACCAGGCCCAGGTCGCGGAACGCGACGTCCTTGCTCAGCAGCCGGTGCGTGCCGATGACGATGTCCACGTCGCCTTCCGAGAGCCGCCTCACCACCGTCTTTTGTTCGGCCGGGGTGCGGAAGCGCGACATCATCTCCACGCGCACCGGGAAGCCTGCCAGCCGCTCGGTGAAGGTGTTGAAGTGCTGCTGCGCGAGGATGGTGGTGGGCACCAGCACCGCCACCTGCTTGCCCCCCACCACCGCCTTGAGCGCCGCGCGCACCGCCACCTCGGTCTTGCCGTAGCCCACGTCGCCGCACACCAGCCGGTCCATGGCGCGGGCCGACTCCATGTCCGCCTTCACCTCTTCCACCGCGCGCAGCTGATCGGGGGTCTCGTCGTAGATGAACGAAGCCTCGAGCTGGCGCTGCAGGTCCTCGTCCGGGCCGAACGCATGGCCGGGCAGCGCACGGCGGGCGGCGTAGGTGCGGATCAGCTGCGCGGCCATCTCCTGGACCGCCTTCTGGATCTTCGCCTTGGTGCGCTGCCAGTGCGCGGCGCCCAGCTTGTGCAGCGTGGGGATGGCCGCTTCCTGGGCCTGGTACTTCTGCACCATGGACAGCTGCTCCACGGGCACGAACAGCTTGTCGCCACCGGAGTACTCCAGGCGCAGGCAGTCGGTCTCGTGGCCGTCGATCTCCAGGCGCTGCAGGCCGCGGTACACGCCGATGCCGTGATCCACGTGCACGATGTAGTCGCCCTCGGCCAGCGCCAGCAGGTCGCTGTAGGTGAGCCCGCCGCGGAACT from Candidatus Eisenbacteria bacterium includes these protein-coding regions:
- a CDS encoding peptidyl-prolyl cis-trans isomerase, encoding MRNTLGRTRISLLVLAPLVLLAVAAGGCDILRQQVVAKVEKHTLTLKQFETLLGQSAGGPTPPDSVYRRMMVDDWIDRTLLVQEAETMKLDTLAQVNNQLRVQADQVVAEELYRREVVEKAKVTEADIKAIYEKRKSSWQIAHIVCADRAKADEARAAVAKGMSFEEAAAKFSQDPQTGMMGGVVPHAFSYGELPPELEDVLAKLKAGEVGGPVEYQGGFEILKLLEIKPAEVAPYAQLKPELEKMLMQRRNTTLTQALVKAMKTKHKFVIQPSDVKRFVERMRGAPGDTIPAFSQDVLNEPLARFEGGPYTTGDFLRDISRSSMMSRPNLSEDVTVTRFVDNGATYALLIAEARSRKLDREPRVLTQLEQAREQALTRAVVAKVLGSRPHPGEEELRAEYEKRKGDFVNNGSAEFFVISTTVERDAQEASREARAGIPFATLQKRYAKPTAEEARLNGAGRLVFDGRRPALEDSLRGRQPGSVVGPVAFEGRYFVYEVRNTFPPMSQGFEDARMSLMQIVSREWQTRLLREHVDQLKKKWVPTVNVKTMLGAKPAKPAAKAAAGQ
- the mfd gene encoding transcription-repair coupling factor, with translation MTQDARDHLLAGAARCPGFIRLATMLQEGLEGPVRLRGLSGGAAQLLVGHLYETVVRQRGTLLWILPDAEAAEAARDDLEFLVGEAHVLHFPEPETLPYDRRSPAPEGVSTRLGALDALRSGRRGVVVTSFRAIAGRVLPPDRLAAGTVELAVGQTLPPGALRGRLAGLGYRAEPVVSGHGEMSARGGILDVFASGHTDPLRIEWDGDEIVSLRNFDPQTQRSTSKLKTARLLPRRELVPDPDRVARVLGQLAKHPGEHSDELAHLVGEERVFEGMERLLGLYEPAMVPFLDYLPPGTTVLVTDWSRQRARAEAFADEVDLMYREAQREWPPVTPPATLFVPGSELERQLLERSALFDDSLAAGHRSMPEVAFRTEAAESFGRNLELLKQRLRAYLAEGWDVSVFCDNVGQRERLEELLENIPVRLDIAVWSAGFTLHEAGVVVLTDHEIFARYRRRQRRGKFRGGLTYSDLLALAEGDYIVHVDHGIGVYRGLQRLEIDGHETDCLRLEYSGGDKLFVPVEQLSMVQKYQAQEAAIPTLHKLGAAHWQRTKAKIQKAVQEMAAQLIRTYAARRALPGHAFGPDEDLQRQLEASFIYDETPDQLRAVEEVKADMESARAMDRLVCGDVGYGKTEVAVRAALKAVVGGKQVAVLVPTTILAQQHFNTFTERLAGFPVRVEMMSRFRTPAEQKTVVRRLSEGDVDIVIGTHRLLSKDVAFRDLGLVVIDEEHRFGVAHKEKLRTMRTLVDVLTLTATPIPRTLNLALSGARDMSRIETPPRDRLPVHTEVVEFNPELLADALLREADRGGQSFFVHNRVETIDATATFLRKLVPHLRFAVAHGQMHEHQLEKVMFDFLDRRYDCLVCTMIVESGLDIPSVNTLLVHHAENLGLAQLYQLRGRVGRSHHRAYCYLTVPQRRVLTETAEKRLKVIEDYDELGAGLKIAMKDLEIRGAGDLLGPDQTGFITGVGFEMYNRMLEEAMAEAKGEPLESRVEPRMVTDLPAYLPEDYVPPSEKISQYKRLADARSVEEVDRLLEEWKDRFGPPPPPAATLLELRRLRLEASGGDISQLVVESDRFEVELTRPRPVKELRRLFEDREYPLEFSASDPTRMTLRVRRKPGLAAARKLLPLLLAG